The Conexivisphaerales archaeon genome contains a region encoding:
- a CDS encoding ABC transporter permease has protein sequence MQKETTTAGRWDNLRLSLSVFMANKSAVAGLIIVLFFVIDAIIVQFAPGLLGIHQPDTLVPNFIDPVPLPPSFQHPLGTTYPGIDLLSSILKAIRIDLAYSVFVVAVGAIIGTIVGIVSAWGGGMVDEVVMRITDIVFSIPFLILALAVGFILGRSLWHMSIALAITWWPLYARYARSQTLSTKEFTYIEAAKAAGAGRGSIMFRHILPNVLPPIFIQISLDLGSIMVIFSTLAFIGFIPNANIPELGYLTSLGLNYVQTAPWALIFPGLFITIFALAVNLLGDGLRDVIDPRRRG, from the coding sequence ATGCAAAAGGAAACTACTACAGCAGGAAGGTGGGATAACCTCAGGCTTTCTTTATCTGTATTCATGGCCAATAAATCCGCCGTTGCAGGGTTGATTATAGTTCTCTTCTTTGTCATAGATGCCATAATAGTTCAGTTCGCACCGGGATTATTAGGTATACACCAGCCTGATACCCTGGTGCCTAACTTCATCGACCCTGTACCATTGCCTCCATCATTCCAGCACCCTCTTGGTACAACATATCCCGGAATAGACCTTCTAAGCAGCATACTGAAGGCGATAAGGATTGACCTTGCTTATTCTGTCTTTGTAGTTGCTGTGGGGGCTATCATAGGGACGATAGTAGGAATAGTTTCAGCCTGGGGTGGAGGGATGGTGGATGAAGTGGTAATGAGAATTACAGATATAGTCTTCAGCATACCGTTTCTGATCCTGGCACTTGCGGTTGGCTTTATACTCGGAAGAAGTCTATGGCATATGTCGATAGCGCTTGCAATAACATGGTGGCCTCTCTATGCCAGGTATGCAAGAAGTCAGACTCTATCAACGAAGGAGTTCACATACATCGAGGCTGCCAAGGCTGCAGGAGCAGGAAGAGGTTCGATAATGTTCAGGCATATACTTCCGAACGTTCTTCCTCCCATCTTCATCCAGATATCTTTGGACCTGGGCTCAATAATGGTAATATTCTCCACTCTAGCATTCATAGGGTTCATACCTAATGCAAACATACCTGAGCTAGGCTATCTGACAAGTCTGGGCCTGAACTATGTTCAGACAGCTCCATGGGCTCTGATCTTTCCTGGGCTTTTCATAACCATCTTTGCCCTAGCAGTCAATCTTCTCGGCGATGGACTGAGGGATGTGATAGACCCGAGGAGGAGGGGTTGA
- a CDS encoding ABC transporter permease, translated as MKLWVYVARRLLLFIPTLIGLTFIVFVLSHAGGNNLVLAEYINPRLTGEARALLIQKLTEEFHLNQPLYIQYFYWLYQVLQGNWGYTNTPVFSGSVITAIELFLPNTAMIAAVASVLIWVIGVPLGVYSAVNRDSAADQVVRVGSFSLYAMPIYLIAVALIIALGVYFRILPFAGVVNPLLVSNVAWYHGGISYPTHVILIDAILHGDWQVAWDSFLHLLLPSLTLALATVASIIRILRASMLEVLEQDYIRLAWSKGIPAKLVYNLHARRNALLPLLTLFGITVATLLGGAVVVETIFSYPGIGYWTTQALLNNDVGGIMASTLLFGLILVSANLILDIAYAFVDPRIRY; from the coding sequence ATGAAGCTCTGGGTCTACGTGGCGAGGAGGCTTCTGCTCTTTATACCGACGTTGATAGGCCTTACGTTCATAGTCTTTGTGCTCAGTCATGCAGGCGGGAACAACCTTGTGCTGGCAGAATACATAAACCCAAGACTAACAGGAGAGGCAAGAGCACTTCTTATCCAGAAGCTGACAGAAGAGTTTCATCTTAACCAGCCTCTTTACATTCAGTATTTTTACTGGCTTTACCAGGTTCTGCAGGGGAACTGGGGGTATACCAATACTCCTGTGTTCAGCGGAAGCGTCATCACAGCGATAGAGCTGTTTCTACCAAACACTGCAATGATTGCAGCCGTGGCATCAGTCCTGATCTGGGTGATAGGTGTCCCATTAGGCGTCTATTCAGCAGTGAACAGGGACTCTGCAGCTGACCAGGTAGTGAGGGTTGGCTCTTTTTCGCTTTATGCGATGCCCATCTATCTCATAGCTGTCGCGCTGATTATAGCTCTGGGTGTTTATTTCAGAATACTTCCATTTGCAGGTGTGGTAAACCCCTTGCTTGTCTCTAACGTAGCCTGGTATCATGGTGGCATATCTTACCCGACTCATGTCATACTTATAGATGCTATCCTGCACGGAGACTGGCAGGTGGCTTGGGACTCTTTCTTGCATCTTCTACTTCCTTCTCTCACTCTAGCTCTTGCAACAGTAGCAAGCATAATAAGAATCCTCAGAGCTTCTATGCTTGAGGTCCTTGAACAGGATTACATAAGGCTTGCATGGTCAAAAGGAATACCTGCGAAGCTCGTTTACAACCTTCACGCCAGAAGAAACGCACTTCTTCCTCTGCTGACTCTCTTCGGGATAACAGTCGCAACGCTCCTTGGGGGAGCTGTAGTTGTTGAAACCATATTCAGCTATCCAGGGATTGGTTACTGGACAACTCAGGCTCTGCTCAACAACGACGTCGGAGGCATCATGGCTTCAACCCTCCTCTTCGGACTGATACTTGTCTCAGCCAATCTGATACTTGACATAGCATATGCCTTCGTAGACCCGAGAATAAGGTATTAG
- a CDS encoding ABC transporter substrate-binding protein, which translates to MTSTWRKITNRKAISTLAVAIIIVIVVVAIAAAVYYVTLKPSQVTAQPITLAPTSLVALQGSSISFSVSGLVSKGEANVTFGDGHFALTNSTTTYSYQYPGRYLVAASEVLNGKVVTSTYNSTRLIQVTPQVDPSLAPLISIPVITFNQTRNPGAPFVQVNQPVYLYGGFLEAPTGNNMSIIKYVWNFGNGLTQTVTANSTTFEPEKNPVNVTYASPGLYPVSLTLYTQNASSMQTYSYTVYQTIAVSSSTLSFKLFEYSGNVPNPNVINVAENVAGGPYSFDPQVDYESVGFEVISNIFATLLVYNGSSTTSFIPMVASQVPSVQNGGINSNYTQYTFTIRSGLAFSNGDPLTAYDVWYSMIRDMLFVGGAPGTPDWILAQYLVPGATIGVPIMTAANDTADFNAIMSAVTYSNSSQTVTFHLVRPLPPQLFFTAIADPLGAGIVDAAWLEQVGAGITFTPAGFYNYQNQGNEGSYNTKVQNDPVTSGPYMIQSYVPGQSITLVPNPGFPGVPGVPKPTDTVVIQWVKDPETTYNLFASGQADILGGASPPLPTNYFPLLTNLEGQGQASLYSFPSLSDFFFVFTLNISVSQMKTDFGPQYNIPPDYFANLNVRKAFAYAFNYTNYIDNIVGNQKYHVNFGQNYAGVIIQGLPYYVPSSQLQNVPTFNLTYAKQLLEQSGEYNISINIPVAVSSGDTVDYAAAQMWAAAMNQIDPNIQMTPVYVPFSTIIAYEVPGSNPMPIYYLGWIADYPYPADFVDAMYKQGGTYPAPDGFSTEYFNATGHPDQAQMFAQMNQLIEQADTTANSTLAAQLYKQAEQIAINLYMYVYTIQPNAFWVVKPYMNGYQGQISYEENPMIGGAADSLFYWWVKG; encoded by the coding sequence ATGACTTCGACATGGAGAAAAATCACAAACCGAAAAGCTATCTCGACACTGGCAGTAGCAATCATCATAGTGATAGTGGTCGTAGCAATTGCAGCAGCAGTCTACTATGTCACCCTTAAGCCGAGTCAGGTTACTGCACAACCGATAACCCTGGCTCCAACTTCACTTGTGGCCCTTCAGGGCTCGTCTATTTCTTTCTCCGTCTCAGGCCTAGTATCGAAAGGTGAAGCTAATGTCACTTTTGGCGATGGACATTTTGCGCTGACCAACTCAACTACAACCTATTCGTATCAATACCCCGGCAGATATCTTGTAGCTGCTTCCGAAGTGCTTAACGGAAAAGTGGTGACTTCGACGTATAATTCAACAAGGCTCATTCAGGTGACACCTCAGGTAGATCCTTCACTCGCTCCTCTCATATCGATCCCTGTAATAACATTCAACCAGACAAGAAATCCGGGTGCACCGTTTGTGCAGGTGAATCAGCCAGTTTACCTGTACGGAGGCTTCCTTGAAGCACCTACTGGAAACAACATGAGCATAATCAAGTATGTCTGGAACTTCGGCAACGGTTTAACCCAGACTGTAACTGCTAATTCGACAACCTTTGAGCCTGAGAAGAATCCTGTGAACGTCACCTATGCTTCACCTGGCCTTTATCCCGTAAGCCTGACTCTTTACACTCAGAATGCTTCAAGTATGCAGACCTACAGCTACACAGTCTACCAGACGATAGCAGTAAGCAGCTCAACACTTTCCTTCAAGCTGTTTGAGTACTCAGGAAATGTACCTAACCCGAACGTAATAAACGTGGCAGAGAACGTTGCAGGCGGCCCATATTCATTCGACCCACAGGTCGACTATGAAAGCGTGGGTTTTGAAGTCATCTCTAACATCTTCGCAACACTGCTGGTATACAACGGCTCATCCACCACTTCGTTTATACCGATGGTTGCCAGTCAGGTACCATCGGTTCAGAACGGAGGTATAAACTCTAACTACACACAATACACATTCACTATAAGGTCAGGACTAGCCTTCTCTAATGGCGACCCGCTAACAGCGTATGATGTCTGGTATAGCATGATAAGAGACATGCTGTTCGTTGGGGGAGCACCAGGTACCCCTGACTGGATACTTGCACAGTATCTTGTTCCTGGAGCCACCATAGGTGTTCCGATAATGACCGCAGCCAACGATACAGCAGACTTCAACGCCATAATGAGTGCAGTCACATACAGCAATTCAAGCCAGACGGTTACCTTCCATTTGGTCCGTCCACTGCCACCACAACTCTTCTTCACAGCAATAGCCGACCCTCTTGGCGCCGGAATAGTTGATGCTGCATGGTTAGAGCAGGTCGGAGCAGGCATAACGTTTACACCTGCAGGCTTCTACAACTATCAGAATCAGGGTAACGAAGGAAGCTACAATACAAAGGTCCAGAATGACCCTGTCACATCTGGTCCGTACATGATACAGAGCTACGTACCAGGCCAGTCGATAACTTTGGTTCCCAACCCAGGCTTTCCAGGCGTACCCGGAGTTCCGAAGCCAACAGATACCGTTGTAATACAATGGGTCAAGGACCCAGAGACAACCTACAACCTATTTGCGAGCGGTCAAGCAGATATCCTGGGAGGCGCATCCCCACCTCTCCCCACGAACTACTTCCCGCTGCTGACCAACCTTGAAGGACAGGGGCAGGCAAGCCTGTACTCATTTCCATCTCTGTCAGACTTCTTCTTCGTCTTCACTCTCAACATATCAGTAAGCCAGATGAAGACAGACTTCGGCCCACAGTACAACATCCCTCCAGACTACTTTGCCAACCTGAATGTCAGAAAGGCATTTGCATACGCATTCAACTACACAAACTATATAGACAACATTGTCGGGAACCAAAAGTACCACGTCAACTTTGGTCAGAACTATGCTGGAGTGATAATACAGGGACTTCCCTATTACGTTCCTTCAAGCCAGCTTCAGAACGTTCCAACATTCAACCTCACCTATGCCAAGCAGCTGCTTGAGCAGTCAGGCGAGTACAACATATCGATCAACATCCCCGTGGCGGTATCTAGTGGTGACACAGTCGACTACGCAGCTGCCCAGATGTGGGCTGCAGCAATGAACCAGATCGACCCGAACATTCAGATGACGCCAGTGTATGTACCGTTCTCTACAATAATCGCCTACGAGGTACCTGGCTCTAACCCGATGCCGATATACTACCTCGGCTGGATAGCTGATTACCCGTATCCAGCCGACTTCGTCGATGCTATGTACAAGCAAGGTGGTACATACCCAGCTCCAGACGGCTTCTCAACAGAATACTTCAACGCAACAGGTCACCCTGACCAGGCACAGATGTTTGCACAGATGAACCAGCTGATAGAACAGGCAGACACAACTGCAAACTCGACGTTGGCAGCTCAGCTATATAAGCAGGCTGAACAGATAGCTATAAACCTCTACATGTATGTATACACAATTCAGCCGAACGCCTTCTGGGTGGTTAAGCCGTATATGAACGGCTATCAGGGCCAGATATCTTACGAAGAAAACCCGATGATAGGCGGCGCAGCAGATTCTCTCTTCTACTGGTGGGTAAAGGGATAG
- a CDS encoding molybdenum cofactor biosynthesis protein MoaE, producing the protein MDEVDIVTGEIEINRLIDSIKDPECGGLVVFLGTVRNHSEAGRVKELEYEAYEEMAKKKMSEISNQAKEKWPVKKVAILHRKGRLKIGDISVAVGVSSPHRKEAFEACRYIIDSVKGEVPIWKKERLADGGERWVEEEAANRKTKGE; encoded by the coding sequence ATGGACGAAGTAGATATTGTTACTGGAGAGATAGAGATAAACAGGTTAATTGATTCGATCAAAGACCCCGAATGCGGTGGGCTCGTGGTCTTTCTGGGGACTGTGAGAAACCACAGCGAAGCCGGCAGAGTGAAGGAGCTTGAGTACGAAGCATATGAAGAAATGGCAAAGAAGAAGATGTCAGAGATATCCAACCAAGCTAAAGAGAAATGGCCCGTGAAAAAGGTTGCCATATTGCACAGGAAGGGAAGGTTGAAGATAGGAGACATTAGCGTTGCGGTTGGTGTCTCTTCTCCGCACAGAAAGGAGGCGTTTGAAGCCTGTCGCTACATAATAGATTCTGTGAAGGGCGAAGTTCCAATCTGGAAGAAGGAGAGGCTTGCAGACGGAGGAGAGAGATGGGTAGAAGAAGAAGCAGCAAATAGAAAGACAAAAGGTGAATGA
- a CDS encoding CoA transferase encodes MNNSSFLSNVKVLDFSRALAGPFCTMMLSDMGADIIKVEPPPKGDEARLWGPPFVNGESAYFLSINRGKKSIVVDLTKDQGKEIVKKLVQKSDVIVENFRPGTTSKLGIDYETVSKLNPKIVYCSISGFGQTGPYRGLPGYDIIAFALSGMMSITGEEGRPPVKVGVPVADIGAGMYAAFAIVSALFRRERLGIGEYIDVSLLEGQISWLTYQAESFFLTGQEPKRLGSAHMTIAPYQAFKAKDGYFIVAAGNDEHWRRLCDALSAEHLKQDTRFATNPDRVRNREELEKLLNEIFEKDNADSWIEKISANGVPCCRINSLSAVFSDEHVRQRNVVREVEHPRAGRIKVVGMPYRFKNYQQEKVAPPPTLGEDTFTILKSLGYSDKEIQALYGNGTVA; translated from the coding sequence ATGAATAACAGCTCATTTCTCAGCAATGTTAAGGTCCTTGACTTCTCGAGAGCGCTGGCTGGACCTTTCTGCACGATGATGCTTTCAGATATGGGGGCAGATATCATAAAGGTTGAGCCTCCGCCAAAAGGAGATGAAGCAAGGCTCTGGGGCCCTCCGTTTGTAAACGGAGAAAGTGCATATTTTCTCAGCATCAACAGGGGTAAGAAGAGTATAGTTGTAGACCTGACAAAGGACCAGGGGAAGGAGATTGTCAAGAAGCTTGTGCAGAAAAGTGATGTGATAGTCGAGAACTTCAGACCTGGTACCACCTCCAAACTCGGGATAGATTATGAGACTGTTTCAAAGCTGAACCCTAAGATAGTATACTGCAGCATATCGGGCTTCGGACAGACGGGTCCATATAGAGGACTTCCTGGTTATGACATAATTGCCTTTGCTTTGAGCGGCATGATGTCGATAACGGGGGAAGAGGGAAGGCCTCCTGTCAAGGTAGGGGTTCCGGTTGCAGATATAGGAGCAGGAATGTATGCAGCGTTTGCCATAGTATCAGCTCTCTTCAGACGTGAAAGGCTGGGAATAGGAGAATACATAGATGTCAGCCTTTTGGAAGGACAGATATCTTGGCTGACATATCAAGCTGAATCTTTCTTTCTGACAGGCCAGGAACCCAAAAGACTCGGCTCAGCACACATGACCATAGCTCCCTATCAGGCATTCAAAGCCAAAGATGGTTATTTCATAGTTGCAGCAGGAAACGATGAACACTGGAGAAGACTCTGTGACGCTCTTTCTGCTGAACATCTTAAGCAAGATACAAGGTTCGCAACAAACCCAGACAGAGTCAGGAACAGAGAAGAACTGGAGAAGCTGCTGAACGAAATATTCGAGAAGGATAATGCAGATAGTTGGATTGAAAAGATATCAGCAAACGGTGTGCCATGCTGCAGGATCAACAGCTTGTCAGCTGTTTTTTCCGACGAGCACGTCAGGCAAAGGAACGTTGTAAGGGAGGTGGAGCATCCAAGGGCTGGCAGGATCAAGGTTGTAGGGATGCCGTACAGGTTCAAGAATTACCAGCAGGAAAAGGTCGCCCCTCCGCCAACATTGGGCGAGGATACATTCACAATCTTAAAGTCTTTGGGATATTCTGACAAAGAAATACAAGCACTTTACGGTAACGGAACGGTTGCTTGA
- a CDS encoding aminotransferase class III-fold pyridoxal phosphate-dependent enzyme, producing MSVQKEKNSTDDVVEITRRHTYGTWRKQKGWEPIHVVDAEGCYFYDSTNRRYLDFSSQLICSNLGHKNRNIIKAIVEQASQLTYVAPSFTCDIRAKATKALLEVLPKGLDKLFFSTSGTEANEAAIKIARFYTKKYKIISRYTSYHGSTAGSIAATGDFRRWYAEPAGKIDGVIFAPDAYCYRCPFNLEYPECGVACADYVEYMIEHENNVAAVLIEPVVGTNGVLVPPDDYLPRLREITDKHDVLLIADEVMSGWGRTGEWFAVNHWKVKPDIITTAKGVTSAYVPLGVTATGREIAEYFEENYFAHGHTYEAHPMTLAPVPAVIQEYRRQNILEKVKQKGEYMKKRLDEIKQKHRSVGDVRGLGLFWAVELVKSRTTKEPFNSMRDKYEGKQLMIDRITKAMMNDGVYAMGWVSHLVLAPPLIAEVEQLDTGLEALDKALAISDAEAL from the coding sequence ATGAGTGTGCAGAAGGAGAAAAACAGTACTGATGACGTGGTTGAGATAACCAGAAGACACACATATGGTACATGGAGAAAGCAGAAGGGATGGGAACCTATCCATGTTGTTGATGCTGAAGGGTGTTATTTCTACGACTCGACAAACAGAAGGTACCTAGATTTTTCATCTCAGCTCATCTGCTCAAATCTTGGACACAAGAATCGAAACATCATCAAAGCAATAGTCGAGCAAGCTTCTCAGTTAACTTACGTGGCGCCTTCGTTCACCTGCGACATAAGAGCGAAAGCTACGAAAGCTCTGCTTGAAGTACTGCCAAAAGGACTGGACAAGCTGTTCTTTTCTACATCTGGGACAGAGGCGAACGAAGCGGCTATAAAGATAGCCAGATTCTATACAAAGAAGTATAAGATAATCTCAAGATATACAAGCTATCATGGTTCAACAGCAGGTTCGATAGCAGCTACGGGTGATTTCAGAAGATGGTATGCAGAACCTGCTGGAAAGATTGACGGGGTTATTTTCGCACCGGATGCCTATTGCTACAGGTGCCCGTTCAACCTCGAATACCCTGAATGTGGAGTCGCCTGTGCGGATTATGTGGAGTACATGATTGAACATGAAAACAACGTCGCAGCTGTGCTGATTGAACCTGTGGTCGGAACGAACGGTGTTTTGGTCCCTCCTGACGATTACTTGCCAAGGCTCAGGGAGATAACGGACAAGCATGACGTATTGCTCATAGCAGATGAAGTAATGAGTGGCTGGGGGAGGACTGGAGAATGGTTTGCAGTCAACCACTGGAAGGTGAAGCCAGATATCATAACGACAGCAAAAGGAGTTACAAGCGCGTATGTGCCTTTGGGCGTAACTGCCACAGGCAGGGAGATAGCAGAATATTTTGAAGAAAACTACTTTGCCCATGGTCATACCTATGAAGCACATCCGATGACCTTGGCTCCAGTTCCAGCAGTCATACAAGAATACAGGAGACAGAACATACTTGAAAAGGTGAAGCAGAAAGGAGAATACATGAAGAAGAGGCTCGATGAAATAAAGCAGAAGCACAGGTCTGTTGGCGATGTCAGAGGGCTTGGTCTGTTCTGGGCAGTGGAGCTCGTCAAGTCAAGAACTACGAAGGAGCCTTTCAACTCGATGAGGGATAAATATGAAGGCAAGCAGCTGATGATAGACAGGATAACAAAGGCAATGATGAACGATGGAGTATATGCGATGGGCTGGGTCAGTCATCTGGTCCTCGCACCACCTTTGATAGCAGAAGTTGAACAATTGGATACTGGTCTTGAGGCTTTGGACAAAGCTCTGGCCATCTCAGATGCTGAAGCGTTGTAG
- a CDS encoding aldehyde dehydrogenase family protein: MQELKGVYYNYIAGRWVEASTRQTYELHNPADISHNLGIFQQSGAEDAKMAIDAAKEGFQSWRELPPPKRGEVLFRAWEMMKERAEDFARTITTEEGKTLADARGEVKRSLNVLEFMAGEGRRLIGDVIPSELAKNFIFTYRRPLGVVAVITPWNFPLSIPVWKIAPALVSGNAVVFKPASTTPLTAISLVKLFEEAGLPEGVLNMVTGPGGTVGKELTTNPDVKAVSFTGSTETGRWIYENASKTLKKVQCEMGGKNAVIVDSTADMALAAEGIVQGAFGSTGQRCTATSRVIVVKEAKKELVEEILKKASRIKVGNGMIEGIDMGPLSSEDQMKKVLFHIENAKEEGARLLTGGNRLTGDGYDKGYFIQPTVFDMVRPEMKIFQQEIFGPVLSISEADGIDEAIELANRSSFGLSGSIYTNNMQNAMKYIEKAEAGMLHVNSPTLGGEAQAPFGGIKESGLGQREQGRRAVEFYTEEIVVYIDYTGRKREAKFI; the protein is encoded by the coding sequence ATGCAGGAACTCAAAGGTGTTTACTATAATTATATAGCAGGCAGGTGGGTGGAAGCTTCAACAAGGCAGACTTATGAGCTCCATAACCCTGCAGACATTTCGCACAACCTTGGCATCTTTCAGCAGTCTGGTGCAGAAGATGCGAAGATGGCAATTGATGCTGCAAAGGAAGGTTTTCAGTCCTGGAGGGAGCTACCTCCGCCAAAGAGGGGAGAAGTGCTTTTCAGAGCTTGGGAGATGATGAAGGAAAGGGCTGAAGATTTTGCTAGAACGATAACAACAGAAGAAGGGAAGACCCTGGCAGATGCAAGGGGCGAAGTCAAGAGAAGCCTGAACGTGCTCGAATTCATGGCAGGTGAAGGGAGAAGGTTGATTGGCGACGTTATACCATCTGAACTCGCCAAGAACTTCATTTTTACATACAGAAGGCCGCTTGGTGTAGTAGCTGTAATAACCCCGTGGAACTTTCCGTTATCGATACCTGTATGGAAGATAGCCCCAGCCTTGGTATCAGGGAATGCTGTAGTATTCAAGCCAGCATCAACCACCCCTCTGACAGCGATAAGCCTGGTCAAGCTGTTTGAGGAAGCAGGCCTGCCCGAAGGTGTACTCAACATGGTTACGGGCCCCGGGGGGACTGTGGGTAAAGAGCTCACAACAAATCCAGATGTGAAGGCTGTTTCTTTCACAGGCTCGACTGAGACTGGCAGGTGGATATATGAAAATGCGTCGAAGACTCTGAAGAAAGTCCAGTGTGAAATGGGTGGAAAAAATGCTGTCATCGTTGATTCAACCGCTGACATGGCCCTTGCTGCAGAAGGGATAGTTCAAGGAGCGTTTGGAAGCACGGGTCAGAGGTGCACAGCAACTAGCAGGGTGATAGTTGTAAAGGAGGCGAAGAAAGAGCTGGTAGAAGAGATTCTCAAAAAGGCCTCAAGAATTAAGGTAGGAAACGGAATGATAGAGGGCATTGATATGGGACCTCTTTCAAGCGAGGACCAGATGAAGAAAGTGCTTTTCCATATAGAGAACGCGAAGGAAGAAGGAGCACGGCTTTTGACTGGAGGTAACAGGCTGACTGGAGATGGATACGACAAAGGCTATTTTATCCAGCCCACCGTCTTTGATATGGTCAGACCGGAGATGAAGATATTCCAACAGGAGATATTTGGGCCTGTGCTTTCAATAAGTGAAGCCGATGGTATAGATGAAGCTATTGAGTTGGCAAACAGGTCAAGCTTTGGACTATCTGGGTCCATCTACACGAATAATATGCAGAATGCGATGAAGTACATCGAGAAGGCTGAAGCAGGTATGCTACACGTGAACAGCCCCACGCTAGGAGGTGAAGCACAGGCGCCTTTTGGAGGAATAAAGGAGTCTGGTTTGGGTCAAAGAGAGCAAGGCAGAAGGGCTGTTGAATTTTACACAGAAGAAATAGTGGTCTACATTGACTACACTGGCAGGAAAAGGGAAGCGAAGTTCATCTGA
- a CDS encoding LLM class flavin-dependent oxidoreductase, translated as MNLGAEKEKEEGKEKEKQRLGIALRPTVFSHFEMKKIVEYCDSKYKRYTHVFLPDIMAQMDPVELSIWLLSSTSTVRVGPGVIRLLEHDVNQLARRVSTIQRLSSNRLILGVGVGRPKDKASSAISELFNRLAVLKDKLTDDLPEIFVAALKTGIAKKAVERNYTPLLNFCSSDYAGRISKRLEGIGDAGLACYIKVFYSAEDDRAVSNMVKEFTAYNMIPQYHQLFVIQGLDRDIERLGKATKLARSDLPSFMLHICPVNPQPTELQKFIDDMRNSGVSLPVLYPYFDESDSEEFRLRKIEELLSSLH; from the coding sequence ATGAATCTTGGCGCAGAGAAAGAAAAAGAAGAAGGAAAAGAGAAGGAAAAGCAAAGACTTGGTATAGCGCTCAGGCCCACTGTCTTCTCACATTTTGAAATGAAGAAAATTGTGGAATATTGCGATTCAAAGTATAAGCGTTACACCCATGTCTTCTTGCCTGATATAATGGCTCAAATGGACCCTGTTGAGTTATCGATCTGGCTCCTATCTTCCACATCCACAGTCAGAGTAGGACCTGGTGTAATTCGGCTATTGGAGCATGATGTAAATCAGCTTGCCAGGAGAGTTAGCACAATACAACGACTGAGCAGCAACAGGCTAATTTTAGGGGTAGGAGTTGGTAGACCAAAAGATAAGGCGAGTAGCGCAATAAGCGAACTTTTCAACAGATTAGCAGTGCTGAAAGACAAGTTAACAGATGACCTGCCTGAGATATTTGTGGCTGCTCTGAAGACTGGCATTGCCAAAAAGGCTGTAGAGAGAAATTACACTCCTTTGCTGAACTTCTGCTCGAGCGACTATGCAGGAAGGATATCAAAAAGGCTGGAAGGTATTGGAGATGCAGGTCTGGCATGTTATATCAAAGTCTTTTATTCAGCAGAAGATGATAGAGCAGTCAGCAACATGGTAAAGGAGTTCACTGCTTACAACATGATACCGCAATATCATCAACTCTTCGTTATACAGGGACTGGATAGAGATATAGAAAGGCTTGGCAAAGCAACGAAATTAGCCAGGTCAGACCTACCTTCTTTCATGCTTCACATATGCCCTGTAAATCCTCAACCTACTGAGCTACAGAAGTTTATAGATGACATGAGAAATTCTGGGGTTAGCCTGCCTGTCCTCTATCCTTACTTTGACGAAAGCGATAGTGAAGAATTCCGCCTCAGAAAGATCGAGGAGCTGCTTTCTTCTCTGCACTAG